A genomic stretch from Chitinophaga agri includes:
- a CDS encoding SusC/RagA family TonB-linked outer membrane protein, which produces MGNRIALLLLLPATGYAASDNMHHHPQQELLAANGMSQSGVGRQILKDILVSMEARYKVRINYVGQSIGNIQTEAPNVKNPSVKFIQYLNQFLKPLGLEAEEAGANTFIVYKQEGTAPVPKPAPAVEKKQTEEQVKPAAITLHGIVTDEAGVPLPGVTVVVKGTSNGVHTANDGKYELKNVPEGAHILFSFIGFKAQEIVLKGQTKLDIRLKTDIQAVKDVVVTGYYEIKKESFTGIATVLTADDIKRVNPQNVLSSLQAYDPSFKLVENNILGSNPNRIPNINVRGTTALPSADVSKLTRNSLTNGVTNQPTFILDGYEVNVQTIFDLDPNRIASMTLLKDAAATAIYGSRAANGVVVIRTKAPKEGKLAVNYGYEMTVNAPDLSDYHVLNAGEKLEYERLAKLYASDGVTAPMELEKLYYEKKKNVLSGVNTYWLSQPLQVDLGHKHSLYLEGGTPVVKYGIDVRYQSNAGVMKDSYRKRYGLAASLSYNVQNKIQFRNQISINQVDGKESPYREFSKYVRMNPYYPKTDSSGRLLREVDKWSYRKNAEGEVQTDAVLNPMYEAMTGSLEKNEYVEFMDAFSGEWTINPAFRLRGQISLTKRRSTADKFTSPFSNDYYNVTGNDLKDRGMYTYADEDFWQADGSLTLSYAKQIRSNFLNISLGTNIQDRSNDRKQFRAQGFSNDRFSQIEFARIYERDKSPEGEFTQDRLIGSFLYANYSYKNKILMDGTVRLDGSSKFGTDSRMATFWSYGLGWNVHNESFIPRKVISQLTLRATTGLTGDVSFPSYLSNTTYQYYSNDWYSTGVGAIFKSYGNSSLKWQRTKNYDAGMELDLFNGRFYIAPRYYYKLTKDLLADIIVPPSAGFTDYKANLGEMINRGFEVNVRSNVLRGKNWSFNLFANFVTNKNKITKISNALKSYNDKVDDKQQNDATLNSVPLLRFQEGQSLNTIYAVRSMGIDPENGKEIFVKKDGTYTHNYSVKDMVPVGDMTTKIEGTFGGSIYYGNWIAEVRFYGKGGGDLYNQTLVDRVENADPRYNVDSRVLESRWKQPGDHALYKDIADQGSTRTSSRFVQRDNVVELKSVYLGYNVPVAVAKRYKMNTLRCSLNMNDIWRTSSIVAERGIDYPFARTFTFSLSTQF; this is translated from the coding sequence TGCAAATGGAATGAGCCAGTCCGGCGTCGGAAGGCAGATATTGAAGGATATCCTTGTTTCTATGGAAGCGAGGTACAAGGTGCGTATTAATTACGTGGGCCAGTCCATTGGTAATATTCAGACCGAAGCGCCAAATGTTAAAAATCCATCTGTTAAGTTTATTCAGTATCTCAACCAGTTCCTGAAACCACTTGGACTGGAAGCGGAGGAGGCGGGCGCCAACACGTTTATTGTATATAAACAGGAAGGAACAGCCCCGGTGCCTAAACCTGCACCTGCGGTAGAAAAAAAACAAACAGAAGAACAGGTAAAACCAGCCGCAATCACGCTTCACGGTATTGTTACCGATGAAGCAGGTGTGCCTTTGCCCGGTGTAACAGTGGTTGTAAAAGGTACTTCCAATGGTGTACATACCGCTAACGATGGTAAGTATGAACTGAAGAATGTACCGGAAGGCGCCCATATCTTATTCAGCTTCATCGGATTTAAAGCACAGGAAATTGTACTGAAAGGGCAGACAAAACTGGATATTCGTTTGAAAACAGATATCCAGGCAGTGAAAGATGTGGTAGTAACCGGATATTATGAGATCAAGAAGGAAAGCTTTACCGGTATTGCTACTGTACTGACTGCCGATGATATCAAGAGGGTGAATCCGCAGAACGTGCTGAGCAGTCTGCAGGCTTATGACCCTTCGTTTAAGTTGGTTGAAAATAACATCCTGGGTTCTAATCCCAACAGGATCCCTAATATCAATGTAAGAGGTACAACAGCCCTGCCAAGTGCTGACGTTTCCAAGCTGACCAGGAACAGTCTGACGAATGGTGTCACCAACCAGCCTACGTTTATACTGGATGGCTATGAGGTGAATGTACAGACTATTTTTGACCTTGATCCCAACAGGATCGCGTCTATGACCTTGCTGAAAGATGCTGCTGCGACAGCGATCTATGGGTCCAGGGCGGCGAACGGCGTTGTGGTGATCCGTACCAAAGCCCCAAAAGAAGGAAAGCTGGCGGTAAACTACGGTTATGAGATGACGGTAAATGCGCCTGACCTGTCAGACTATCATGTACTGAATGCGGGTGAGAAACTGGAATATGAGCGCCTGGCAAAACTATATGCAAGCGATGGGGTCACTGCTCCAATGGAACTTGAGAAGCTGTATTACGAAAAGAAAAAGAATGTATTAAGCGGCGTGAATACATACTGGTTATCTCAGCCTTTACAGGTAGATCTTGGCCATAAACATTCCCTTTATCTGGAAGGAGGCACACCGGTAGTAAAATACGGTATTGATGTACGGTATCAGTCGAATGCCGGTGTGATGAAAGATTCATATCGTAAGCGGTATGGTCTCGCTGCATCATTGTCCTATAATGTACAGAACAAGATCCAGTTCAGGAACCAGATATCTATCAACCAGGTAGATGGAAAAGAATCTCCCTACAGAGAGTTTTCTAAGTATGTGAGAATGAACCCTTATTACCCGAAAACAGATTCTTCCGGAAGACTTTTACGCGAGGTGGATAAATGGAGCTATCGCAAAAATGCTGAAGGTGAAGTACAGACCGATGCTGTATTGAACCCAATGTATGAGGCGATGACCGGTAGTCTGGAAAAGAATGAATATGTGGAGTTCATGGATGCTTTTTCCGGTGAATGGACCATCAATCCGGCATTCAGATTAAGGGGACAAATATCTTTGACAAAAAGACGTTCTACTGCTGATAAATTTACTTCTCCTTTTAGTAATGATTATTATAATGTAACCGGAAATGATCTGAAAGACCGTGGTATGTATACCTATGCTGACGAGGATTTCTGGCAGGCAGATGGAAGTCTGACACTGAGCTACGCAAAGCAGATCCGTTCTAACTTCCTGAACATCTCCCTGGGTACCAATATTCAGGACAGAAGCAATGACAGAAAACAGTTCAGGGCGCAGGGCTTCTCTAATGACAGGTTCTCCCAGATCGAGTTTGCCCGTATCTATGAAAGAGATAAATCTCCTGAAGGAGAATTTACACAGGACCGTCTGATAGGTTCTTTCCTGTACGCGAACTACTCCTATAAGAATAAGATCCTGATGGACGGTACTGTTCGTCTTGATGGTTCATCCAAATTTGGTACAGATTCCCGCATGGCGACCTTCTGGTCTTATGGTTTGGGATGGAATGTGCACAACGAGAGCTTTATTCCACGTAAAGTAATTTCACAACTGACGCTGAGGGCTACAACAGGATTGACAGGTGATGTGTCTTTCCCCTCTTATTTATCTAATACCACTTACCAGTATTACAGCAATGACTGGTATTCTACAGGTGTAGGTGCTATTTTCAAATCGTACGGTAACTCTTCACTGAAATGGCAACGTACCAAAAACTATGATGCAGGTATGGAACTGGATCTGTTCAATGGTCGTTTCTACATCGCTCCACGTTATTATTATAAGCTGACCAAAGATCTGCTGGCTGATATCATTGTACCGCCATCAGCGGGTTTCACCGATTACAAAGCGAATCTGGGTGAAATGATCAACAGAGGGTTTGAGGTGAATGTACGTAGTAACGTACTGAGAGGAAAGAACTGGTCTTTCAACCTGTTTGCTAACTTCGTCACTAACAAGAATAAGATCACAAAGATCTCTAATGCGCTGAAGAGCTATAACGATAAAGTAGATGACAAGCAGCAAAATGACGCTACGTTAAACTCAGTACCATTGCTTCGCTTCCAGGAAGGGCAATCCCTGAATACCATTTATGCCGTAAGATCTATGGGTATTGATCCTGAAAATGGTAAAGAGATCTTTGTAAAGAAAGATGGCACCTATACACATAACTACAGTGTGAAAGACATGGTGCCGGTTGGCGACATGACGACCAAGATAGAAGGTACATTTGGTGGTAGCATCTACTATGGTAACTGGATTGCAGAAGTGAGATTCTATGGTAAAGGTGGTGGTGACCTGTACAACCAGACACTCGTTGACCGTGTGGAAAATGCTGATCCGAGATACAATGTGGATAGCCGTGTACTGGAATCCAGATGGAAACAACCAGGCGATCACGCATTGTATAAAGACATTGCAGATCAGGGTTCTACCCGTACATCTTCCCGTTTTGTACAACGTGATAATGTGGTGGAACTAAAGTCAGTATACCTGGGATACAATGTACCTGTTGCAGTGGCTAAACGCTACAAAATGAATACACTGCGTTGTTCTCTGAATATGAATGACATCTGGAGAACATCTTCTATCGTGGCTGAGAGAGGTATTGACTATCCTTTCGCCAGAACATTTACATTCTCATTATCCACTCAGTTCTAA
- a CDS encoding RagB/SusD family nutrient uptake outer membrane protein has translation MKKYYTLIIVMMAAGLTSCSKWLDVTPKSEVSQGALFSTQSGFEEALNGVYSRCTQEDSYGREVTFGTLDVLAQNYNVSIKDPMFYSQTIKYNYNDEWFMFRRDNTWKALYAAIANSNLIIHHIQGQEKLFTGREYELIKGEALALRGYLHFDLLRMFAPSYAYDPNAQGIPYVTEFTKKITPMSTVKNVLDTIILDLNAAKALLKVSDPILNAGYKVGYPAKDSSTEESGALFLQNRRHRLNYYAVCGELARVYLYKGDKANALTNALEVINSNKFPWTRQNDFLNPDDEKKDRILYRELLFGWYVPNRADNIRDQFRKGENSLYINSNEGRNIFETGGVGGDDFRYKQWFSEKSSGIGTILQVEKYYRDGDANIHYQMAPALRLSEMYYIAAECTFDSDPVKAWDYFNEVRFHRGIGTRITNETSKEVFLNELIKECRKEFFAEGQIFYMYKRLNKPVVGQGGASYPATNRMFVIPLPDDEIQFGNR, from the coding sequence ATGAAGAAATATTATACACTTATAATAGTGATGATGGCGGCTGGTTTGACTTCCTGCAGTAAATGGCTGGATGTGACGCCAAAGTCAGAAGTATCGCAGGGGGCTTTGTTCAGCACACAGTCTGGTTTTGAAGAGGCATTGAACGGTGTGTACAGCCGCTGTACACAGGAAGACAGTTATGGCAGGGAAGTGACCTTTGGTACCCTGGATGTACTGGCGCAGAATTATAATGTGAGTATCAAGGACCCTATGTTCTATAGTCAGACTATCAAGTATAACTATAATGATGAATGGTTCATGTTCAGAAGGGATAATACCTGGAAAGCACTGTATGCTGCTATTGCAAATAGCAATCTTATCATTCATCATATACAGGGGCAGGAGAAACTTTTTACCGGTAGAGAATATGAACTGATCAAGGGGGAAGCGCTGGCATTAAGAGGTTATCTGCACTTTGACCTGCTGCGTATGTTTGCTCCTTCCTATGCCTACGATCCCAATGCACAGGGTATTCCATACGTGACTGAGTTCACGAAGAAGATAACCCCTATGTCTACCGTGAAAAACGTATTAGATACGATCATACTGGACCTTAATGCAGCAAAAGCATTATTAAAAGTATCCGATCCGATCCTGAATGCCGGTTATAAAGTAGGTTATCCCGCTAAGGACTCCAGTACGGAAGAGAGTGGCGCATTGTTCCTGCAGAACCGCCGTCACAGATTGAATTACTATGCAGTGTGTGGTGAACTGGCGCGGGTATACCTCTACAAGGGAGACAAAGCAAATGCGCTGACCAATGCACTGGAAGTCATTAATTCCAATAAGTTCCCATGGACACGTCAGAACGATTTCCTCAATCCTGATGATGAAAAGAAGGACCGTATTCTTTACAGGGAATTGCTTTTTGGTTGGTATGTACCTAATAGGGCGGATAATATCAGAGACCAATTTCGCAAGGGAGAAAATTCATTGTATATCAATAGTAATGAAGGACGTAATATTTTCGAAACAGGTGGTGTAGGTGGTGATGACTTCCGTTACAAGCAATGGTTCTCAGAAAAGAGTAGTGGTATCGGTACCATTTTACAGGTAGAGAAGTACTATCGTGACGGAGATGCCAATATTCATTATCAGATGGCGCCGGCATTACGCCTGAGCGAAATGTACTATATCGCGGCAGAGTGTACGTTTGATAGTGATCCGGTAAAAGCATGGGACTACTTTAATGAAGTAAGATTCCACAGAGGTATAGGAACACGGATCACCAATGAAACATCAAAAGAAGTATTCCTCAATGAACTGATAAAGGAGTGCCGGAAAGAGTTCTTTGCAGAAGGACAGATCTTCTACATGTATAAACGCCTCAACAAACCTGTTGTGGGGCAAGGTGGTGCTTCATATCCTGCTACGAACAGGATGTTTGTGATTCCGCTTCCTGATGATGAAATTCAATTTGGTAACAGATAA
- a CDS encoding DUF4843 domain-containing protein, translating into MKRSILFSVLCCMVFVACRKDEIPLFDTTENVYFDFLPDDPSDKTDSLLYSFAYFPDKAEDTVFVPVRISGFRVPGERKFILATVDSSTTAKAGIHYKALEKEYVMAADSGLCLVPVILYNKDSVLKSKTLTIGLTLKPTTDLGVAFTLQNKGLIKFSNRLEMPTWWTLWASELGDYSRVKHELFIRASGTIDMPTTVDFNTVPKALYHTRRFKAFLLDPFTWVTQYASEGYVITIGADGFYYFYNTHNPDNKYKLEKNPDDGKYYFKDENGKRV; encoded by the coding sequence ATGAAAAGAAGTATTTTATTCAGTGTTCTTTGCTGTATGGTGTTCGTTGCCTGCAGAAAAGACGAGATTCCTTTATTTGATACTACGGAGAATGTCTATTTTGATTTTCTGCCGGATGATCCTTCTGATAAAACAGATAGTCTGCTTTATTCATTTGCATACTTCCCTGATAAAGCAGAAGATACTGTATTTGTGCCTGTCAGGATCTCAGGTTTCCGTGTGCCTGGCGAAAGGAAATTTATCCTGGCGACAGTGGATAGTTCCACTACTGCGAAGGCAGGTATACACTATAAAGCCCTTGAAAAGGAGTATGTGATGGCTGCCGACTCGGGCCTTTGCCTGGTACCGGTGATATTGTATAATAAGGATTCTGTGTTGAAATCAAAAACCCTTACAATAGGGCTGACCTTAAAACCTACAACTGATCTGGGAGTAGCATTCACTTTACAGAATAAAGGGCTTATTAAGTTCTCCAACAGGCTGGAAATGCCTACCTGGTGGACGCTGTGGGCGAGTGAACTGGGAGACTATTCCAGGGTAAAGCATGAGTTGTTTATCAGGGCTTCCGGCACAATAGATATGCCAACGACCGTAGATTTCAATACGGTTCCCAAGGCCCTGTACCATACACGTCGTTTTAAAGCATTCCTGCTTGATCCATTCACCTGGGTGACACAGTATGCATCAGAAGGATATGTTATCACAATTGGGGCAGATGGTTTCTATTATTTCTATAATACCCATAACCCTGATAACAAATACAAGCTGGAGAAGAATCCTGATGACGGCAAATATTATTTCAAGGATGAAAATGGTAAACGTGTCTAA
- a CDS encoding PKD-like family lipoprotein, with the protein MKRSFLYILIVVLIPVLSSCFKDKGNYDYIDLGEPVVTNLDTVYNVFTGDSLIIEPKITLPNGRTAVSCHWKIEIPLEARSEDHDGLSLRILYGLGANRYSATLTVRDEELGVNYYYGFVINGKTQFSVGTIVLSDEGGQAKLSFVKPDGSVQPDLYQSINGESLGTNPKQLIPLRNQFYMNVTFAYWIVCGNGTNPAVKINSNDLKKMQYLKENFYEEPGALTPDYFHTLTDGTTTAILDGKMYVGTTETAPFGTYYGYFSSPVPGEYKLAPDLLYSSTDKGLYYLGFDKVKRNFVRLDRTTYFGVDYTQQDSLFNPKDLKMDLLSMEKFTESEMYAFCDSVGQTYELKFGLEFLDGKTRFRTISKRKFKGDSLLTAQTQWQASTVGTFYFTSNDKIYRYNPLNQELRQLDANMGGKPVTMIKVVQDGNRLAAGTEGSLYLLDISTGKNGNIVSQTNGIPGKTIDIFIRQ; encoded by the coding sequence ATGAAGAGATCATTTCTATATATATTGATAGTTGTATTGATTCCTGTCTTATCATCCTGTTTTAAGGATAAGGGGAACTACGACTACATAGACCTTGGTGAACCCGTGGTAACTAACCTGGACACGGTGTATAATGTTTTTACCGGTGATAGTCTGATCATTGAACCCAAGATCACTTTGCCGAACGGCAGAACAGCTGTAAGCTGTCACTGGAAAATTGAGATTCCCCTAGAAGCAAGGTCGGAAGATCATGACGGGCTGTCACTCCGTATTCTTTACGGTCTTGGCGCCAACAGGTACAGTGCGACACTGACGGTGAGAGATGAGGAACTAGGCGTAAATTACTACTATGGCTTTGTCATCAACGGTAAAACGCAGTTCTCCGTTGGTACCATTGTATTAAGTGACGAAGGCGGCCAGGCAAAATTATCATTCGTTAAGCCGGACGGCTCCGTACAGCCGGACCTGTATCAGTCCATCAATGGCGAAAGTCTTGGTACCAATCCTAAGCAGCTTATTCCTTTGCGTAATCAGTTCTATATGAATGTTACGTTTGCATACTGGATCGTGTGTGGCAATGGTACAAATCCGGCGGTCAAGATCAATAGTAATGACCTGAAGAAAATGCAATATCTGAAGGAGAATTTCTATGAGGAACCGGGAGCGCTGACGCCTGATTATTTTCATACGCTTACAGACGGTACGACCACTGCTATCCTGGACGGGAAAATGTACGTAGGTACTACAGAAACGGCCCCTTTTGGTACTTACTATGGTTACTTCAGCAGCCCTGTGCCGGGTGAGTATAAGTTAGCACCTGATCTGCTTTACAGCAGTACGGACAAGGGACTTTATTACCTTGGATTTGATAAGGTGAAGAGGAACTTTGTACGCCTTGACCGTACTACCTATTTTGGCGTAGACTATACACAGCAGGATTCTCTCTTCAATCCGAAGGACCTGAAAATGGATCTGCTGTCTATGGAAAAATTTACTGAGAGTGAGATGTATGCTTTTTGTGACAGCGTCGGACAAACGTATGAACTGAAGTTTGGTCTTGAGTTCCTGGATGGTAAAACCAGGTTCAGAACGATCTCGAAGCGCAAGTTCAAAGGAGATAGTTTGCTGACCGCCCAGACGCAATGGCAGGCCTCTACTGTGGGTACGTTCTATTTTACTTCTAATGACAAGATCTACCGGTATAATCCACTAAATCAGGAGCTGAGGCAGCTGGATGCCAATATGGGAGGAAAGCCGGTGACGATGATCAAAGTGGTGCAGGATGGTAACAGACTGGCAGCAGGTACAGAAGGAAGTCTTTACCTACTTGATATCAGTACCGGTAAAAACGGTAACATCGTGAGTCAGACAAATGGTATCCCCGGAAAAACGATTGACATTTTTATACGACAATAG
- a CDS encoding MarR family winged helix-turn-helix transcriptional regulator, which translates to MESNKPIGWYLKEADKRITAFLEDEFSDLSISRYQWMIMQRIATAGSIDTWQYFQELKAHITVQQYGEIIQSMTERGWISVSGEDQRVFTAAGEEAYQQIGQLQQERNARMLHGISEEEYKLMLSVLNRIIENMSQ; encoded by the coding sequence ATGGAATCTAACAAGCCGATAGGCTGGTATCTTAAAGAGGCAGACAAACGTATTACTGCTTTCCTGGAGGATGAATTTTCGGACCTGTCTATTTCCCGTTATCAATGGATGATCATGCAGCGTATTGCAACTGCGGGGAGCATCGATACCTGGCAGTATTTTCAGGAGCTGAAGGCACATATTACCGTACAGCAATATGGAGAGATCATACAATCAATGACAGAACGTGGCTGGATATCTGTTTCGGGGGAAGATCAGCGTGTCTTCACTGCAGCAGGAGAGGAAGCTTATCAGCAGATTGGGCAGTTGCAGCAGGAAAGGAACGCCCGTATGTTACATGGGATCAGTGAAGAGGAGTATAAACTGATGCTCAGTGTATTGAACCGGATTATTGAGAATATGAGTCAGTAG
- a CDS encoding PhzF family phenazine biosynthesis protein, which translates to MTELNLYQVDAFTDRVFGGNPACVIPLEQWLPDEQLLLLARENAVAETAFFIPGEDRFSLRWFTPDIEMDLCGHATLATAHVIKTFLNYTKGSILFDSASGPLTVTFRDDRYVLDFPSRKPLPANLPTELRYAFATTPAAVLKARDYVLVYEREEDVLHMKVDRHWLDKINLDPGGVIITAPGNDCDFVSRFFTPQASILEDPVTGSAHCSLIPYWSERLGKKELKAQQLSERVGTLFCTDNEDRVLIAGDARTFSAGKCWI; encoded by the coding sequence ATGACCGAATTGAATTTATACCAGGTAGATGCTTTCACTGACCGTGTCTTTGGCGGTAATCCTGCCTGTGTGATCCCACTTGAACAATGGCTGCCTGATGAACAGTTGTTGCTGCTGGCCCGTGAGAACGCGGTAGCAGAGACAGCCTTTTTTATACCGGGGGAGGACCGTTTTTCTTTACGCTGGTTTACACCTGACATCGAGATGGACCTTTGCGGACATGCGACGCTGGCTACTGCACATGTTATTAAAACATTTCTTAACTATACTAAGGGTAGTATATTGTTTGACTCCGCCAGCGGACCATTGACAGTGACATTCCGAGATGACCGGTATGTGCTGGATTTTCCATCCAGGAAACCCCTGCCAGCCAATCTGCCAACAGAATTGAGGTATGCCTTCGCTACCACACCGGCAGCGGTTTTGAAAGCCCGGGACTACGTACTGGTGTATGAGCGTGAGGAAGATGTGCTGCATATGAAAGTGGACAGGCACTGGCTGGACAAGATCAACCTGGATCCTGGTGGCGTGATCATTACAGCGCCCGGGAATGACTGTGATTTTGTTTCCCGTTTCTTTACACCGCAGGCATCTATACTGGAAGATCCGGTGACCGGATCGGCACACTGCTCACTGATACCTTACTGGAGTGAGCGGTTGGGTAAAAAGGAGCTGAAAGCACAGCAGCTGTCCGAACGGGTGGGTACCTTGTTTTGTACAGATAATGAGGATCGCGTGCTGATAGCAGGTGATGCCCGTACCTTCTCAGCAGGTAAGTGCTGGATATAG
- a CDS encoding ester cyclase produces MKFLTYLCAALIMPLLSTAQRVKKTKTDMDNKAIIRKMYEDAFNKGNLTELSQFVSDAYPGKFAQHLLPLKTAFPDAQWIIKDMLAEGDKVVVFQQFCGTHKDTFQHIPPTGKYVTGNGIVTYELKGGKIVNTQVLTDRLGFLEALGVR; encoded by the coding sequence ATGAAATTTTTAACGTACCTGTGTGCGGCGCTGATCATGCCTTTATTATCAACCGCACAGCGTGTGAAAAAAACAAAGACTGATATGGATAACAAAGCGATCATCAGGAAGATGTATGAAGACGCATTCAACAAGGGGAACCTGACCGAACTCTCCCAATTTGTTTCGGATGCCTACCCCGGGAAATTTGCACAGCATTTATTGCCACTAAAGACGGCGTTTCCGGACGCGCAATGGATTATTAAGGACATGCTTGCAGAAGGCGATAAAGTGGTCGTATTTCAGCAGTTTTGTGGCACACATAAAGATACATTCCAGCATATTCCTCCGACGGGGAAATATGTGACAGGAAATGGCATAGTGACCTATGAGCTGAAAGGCGGTAAGATTGTCAACACACAGGTACTGACTGACCGTCTGGGCTTTTTAGAAGCCCTGGGCGTCAGATAA
- a CDS encoding WD40/YVTN/BNR-like repeat-containing protein: MKWSLYIFMLILAGSLNCYAQQPNTLMPLQLHSRMLKLHVTPEEQFVITTPDGNIAMADSLNGLWHFNTPEVSITNSFNAAIFFNRDTGFVSGSFSSDHEHKIIYHTQDRGKSWSKINFGTSGWADGAWSLPNGEAWMTIGGKGIVYSKDYGFTWTLLPIYDSIQRYQTIFFNQQHEGIAGSVYNTIAYTNDNCRSWKNIPSPLDQNAYNKTDEIRRPEIDKVCIYKDILLVSEEGMIFYTKKDSIKWKPLPDYISFSTDDANSVLYFLNNAGQIIRSDEQLRPLFTIPTSAPAVDIFTRNSRLFLVTANSIIECGTDGKVREHLLQTMDTEDSKPVAIRGEETDKFYAAKGNMIFTNTNRLFAHPDKWEYAFTLPFPAYDPSAIAVNKNRIVYSTADSIYYYDLSSHQKQVTTMQALLDEFREHPIETVTFSQGVNDCFMNYSNSLIYMRKNNLFRPLLGNKKNNTIEPAAQTLDEAKITQFVSDVCLYHNRQPVMTDIGFSEADYQQSKKDIIFFRDAEHTLRNYLKFYRNNSFYFSRNNIDFNRLISTVDSVKLMDSVTLNRALRNSDGLHSYSTTWIDVALKNK; this comes from the coding sequence ATGAAATGGTCCTTATACATATTCATGCTGATTTTAGCCGGCTCCCTGAACTGTTATGCGCAGCAACCAAATACCCTTATGCCATTGCAGCTCCACAGCCGGATGCTAAAATTACATGTCACGCCGGAAGAACAATTCGTAATCACGACCCCGGATGGCAACATTGCAATGGCAGATTCACTAAATGGACTTTGGCATTTCAATACACCAGAAGTATCAATTACAAATTCGTTTAACGCTGCAATTTTTTTCAATCGCGATACGGGCTTCGTTTCAGGCTCTTTCTCTAGCGATCATGAACATAAAATCATCTATCACACACAGGACAGAGGAAAAAGCTGGTCAAAAATAAATTTTGGAACATCAGGTTGGGCAGATGGTGCATGGAGCCTCCCGAATGGAGAAGCATGGATGACTATTGGCGGAAAAGGAATAGTGTATTCAAAAGATTATGGGTTTACATGGACACTACTCCCTATTTATGACAGTATACAGCGTTATCAAACGATCTTCTTCAATCAACAGCATGAGGGCATCGCTGGGTCCGTATACAACACTATTGCCTATACAAATGATAACTGCAGAAGCTGGAAAAACATTCCCAGTCCACTTGACCAAAACGCATATAACAAAACAGATGAAATCCGTCGTCCGGAGATAGATAAAGTATGCATTTACAAAGATATTCTGCTGGTTAGCGAGGAAGGGATGATCTTTTATACCAAAAAAGATTCTATTAAATGGAAGCCACTTCCCGATTACATTTCATTTAGCACGGATGATGCTAACAGTGTGCTATATTTCCTAAATAATGCTGGACAGATCATAAGATCAGATGAGCAGCTGCGGCCATTATTTACGATACCTACTTCCGCACCTGCAGTTGATATATTCACCAGAAACAGCCGGCTATTTCTGGTGACAGCTAACAGCATCATCGAGTGCGGCACCGATGGCAAAGTACGCGAGCACTTATTACAAACAATGGATACAGAAGATAGCAAGCCGGTTGCGATACGTGGAGAGGAGACTGATAAATTCTATGCAGCCAAAGGTAATATGATATTTACTAACACTAATCGCCTCTTCGCTCACCCCGATAAATGGGAATATGCTTTTACGCTTCCATTCCCAGCATATGACCCCAGCGCCATTGCAGTTAATAAAAACAGAATTGTATATTCCACCGCAGATTCTATCTACTACTACGACCTCTCCAGCCATCAAAAACAGGTAACCACTATGCAGGCATTACTGGATGAATTTCGTGAGCATCCTATAGAAACTGTTACATTCTCACAAGGTGTTAACGATTGTTTCATGAACTATTCCAATAGTCTCATCTACATGCGGAAGAATAACTTATTCAGACCTTTATTGGGAAACAAAAAGAATAATACCATCGAACCAGCAGCACAAACATTAGACGAAGCAAAAATAACACAGTTCGTATCGGATGTATGCTTATACCACAACAGGCAACCTGTAATGACAGATATTGGTTTTTCTGAAGCCGATTATCAACAATCTAAAAAAGATATCATATTTTTTCGGGATGCGGAACATACACTAAGAAACTACCTCAAGTTTTACCGCAATAACTCATTTTACTTTTCCAGGAATAACATCGATTTCAACAGACTCATATCAACTGTAGACAGTGTTAAACTAATGGATTCAGTAACACTCAATCGCGCATTGCGAAACAGCGACGGTTTACATAGTTACTCGACTACCTGGATTGACGTCGCACTGAAAAATAAATAA